The nucleotide sequence tttttccatataatTCACTTCTATTAGTATAAGAGGTATTAAATGTGGgctcattatttttaaagaattcattcaattttattcccatattattatattttgtaaaccATTCTGAATCACTTTCTTTTTCGCTAGTTGTGTCGACTAATGAAACTGTTGATGGTGCAGTAGACAAATCATAGGTTTTGCCATTTGGGTCGTTAATactttcaaataaatatttcaaaagtTTTTGTTTCAAATTTTCAGATATATTTAACTCATTAATTTCTTTATCTACATCTTcaacatttaaaatattttcatttttaacactatccatatttttcaattttaacattaagtttgaaaatatatcttgCGACTTTTTATCACTTAAATTTTCGAGATCGTTCAATTTAATTAGTTCTAAAATTTGTTCAAGATCatcctttttttcatacatacattttaaaaaattctcGTCTCGTTTTGTATTAGATATATGTTGGTTCGTTAGTAAGTCGTTTTTTTCTCTAACTTTTTCTCCGCCATTTTCTGCATTTTTTTGGATcatgttataaaaatggtttCCATCTATGTCGCTTATATTGTCATTACTTTTGTTAGATAACaaaaacattatatatttaaaaaaaaaattatttaattcttccgattttttttctttccttTTATTACATCTTTCTTTTACAATGTTGGATATGGTATTATCTTTATCTATTCCTAATTTggtgtttaaaaaaattatttcatcGTCTAATTCggttatttcattttttatctgTGCATTAGCATTATGGGCTAAAGACAGGAGTATTTccttttccatttttcttaaatatgaaatagaaaaaaaaataacgaaaaagaaacaaaaaaaagataaatcaAGTTAAATCATTGAAGTAACTATACTATTAGGATGTTACTTCATTGTATCtatcttttttctttatctaCATTTGCCAATTTAGCAAATCAATGGGTTACAacacaaattatattataatttaattcaacaattttttttaaccttttataatattataaaatatcatatttacaattacacacattaattaataaaacaacATCTTTATACATAGACAAAATGGTGaacaaatttaaagaaatcaaaaaaaataaaataaataagtaataaaaaaaaaggcatttaaaattatataccgCCTAAGAAATGTGCACACATATAcgttttttgttttatcaaaaataacatattaatagttagataaaaaaaatgtgtcaTTGTATATGGTGTccaaattaattataaataattttaataaaaatcaatttgtattaaaatggtgtaattttatcaaataattaaattatgacATATGAAAAGGtgataaaattttacaaaataaattataaaaataaaaatatacgaAAATTCggattaaataaaacaattgtaatatataatgtatatattttttttcctttataAATTGAATGTTTcttaaaaatgtgtatataatatatttgcacataatataattatattatacctaacaaaatatatttggcTCTCCTATATATgttacttaaaaaatatgttaaattTTACGTTTTTTCTCAATGTTATTGTAaatttgtgaaaaaaaaaagaaaattcaTTGCTCATCAATTTTCCAATAAGCTTAATTTTATGAGTTCTTTTACACACATTTATTTGGTCCTTAATTTTAcattgtaaattttttgtgtaaCATGTTGTacttttcgattttttttacactaattttttttaaatggaGGAAAAACttaaaaggaaaattaaGATAgttaaaattatgaacagtCAGCtgtaaattaattattttatgaacaagTCAGCtacaaattaattattttatgaacaagtcatgctatttaaaaatttccTGCTCCACAACCGgttaacttttttatattaaaatttaatttaaaatggggggaaaatatatacccAATTCGTTACAACggtttataatttttttatcataaataataattatgcatatgtgtattaaatatatttattgtacATTTCGTTTTGTTGATAACTTCTATTTTCCTTTATGAGGGGGCGCACACTTTTTGTCCTCGTGGCCAATGCCCACACCAACAAGGAGTATGGCTGCTATagttacataaaaatatttctccaaaaaaataaatatcgtGAGTATGTGAAAAGGTAAAATTTAAGAAAATgtttccatatatataactataaaaatatgcaaaatttaaaacatacaattattttcagTTGATAtagacaaatataaaatgcgTATTTTTATAGCATTATCTCTTTTgcttattttcaaatttttaattggtTTTAATTTAACTAAATAAAAGAAGTTATAATTAGTTATGACAatcaaaattgtatataaaacaattaaaaaaaaaatattattcatagaattattattgtatataatgtACATactatgaataaaaataataaaattatttgtagCAAAATCAAAAATGATACTTGAAAAACAATCGTTCAAAcggaataaaaattataatgtataattttttatataatttttatactaaaaacatatatgcatgaaGATTTCAGGAACCTCTGCATGGTTTACTTTCGTTTTTGAAATATGCCTCCGATAATGACCCTAAAGcagttttataaaaatgatgttTCATTCGTAAAGATCCTGGCCAATCGTTATAATCATCTAAATCTTGAGGTGCCCTAgcattgtattttttcatgctttgaaacataatttttgataCTTCATCATGAAACATATCTATTCGTTCTTCTGTCGTTAAATTTGGGTATTTCTCTTTGCTTGGTGGATGCACCTTGGGAAGCCAGTATGCCTTTAGGCTGATTGACTGGTACTGAAGAGGTGGAAAAGGTGAAGAAATCAATGAAGAATGAAGGCAAATACAGGACGATGAAACATATAAATGGGCATTTTACACAAGCAcactataaaaatatattgaaatatgaataatcatttattaaaatatttttttcttacaGTGCAAATCATTAAGAAAATCCACCAATCATATGGTATGCTATCATATGCTGGGTTTAAAAAGTCGTACTTGTATACAAGCAAAACTGGGGTTACTGGAAGTAATGCATTAAATGCGCCTTTTTTCTGTGCTATAATTTGTCTACCATTAGTTGTAGTACCTTCTGAGAAAATAACAAATGATGGATAAttcgaattttttttattaacagcTAATTGTCTTTCTCGTATATTATCCAATGCTGTTTTTCTATCTTCGGGTGTTTCTCTATGTACACACACACATCTTAAAACTCTAATACTTAGCCcaacaaaaaaatcattGCGTGTTGATCTTTTTGCAACAAAACTACACGCATGTTcttgaataaaataaattgggTCTAAAGCTGATACATGATTTGATACTATATTTTTGGGCCATTCATTATCACATAAATACTCATTTTCTATTCTATTTATTCCCATTAACCATAAAAGAAATCTGCAGATTACTTTCAAAAAGATtgagtatatttttattacagtGATACTTTCTTCGTTGTCATTTCCCTTCTTACTAAACAGTGAAATAAgcactttaaaaaaaaaaaaaaaaaaaaaaaagtgtgAAATAGTTGGAGGGGTATAAAACACATTCACACATTCCCACATTCACACATTCACACATTCACGCATTCACACATTCACGCATTCACATATATATCGCAGGTTATTCACTTACTGCATACTGATAAATTAGAAAAGGCCATAAGTACCAATATGACTAATTTCCAAGGTGcctgttaataaaaaaaaattataaagtaTGGATAATAATGctgataaaattttatatggaAGTAGTtatctattatattttgtataattacAACAAAAGCGGCTCCATAGACCAAATTGAGAATCCTCATATTAACTAAATCCAGACGCTCGAAAGCAGCATATGGATGAACATTTTTAGTAGTCTTGATTGGCTGTGGTGCTACAATTTTATCAGCAGgatatttctttaaatctaatttatgaaatgaaaaataaattctaATAGCAAATGAAACTATAATAGTTACATATGTGATAAggatacaaaaatatatatgatatttaTCCCATTCCCATGGCTTATTATAAActgtatttaaaaataatctcAAATGAAAgccaaataaaatatgtgatATCATATGATATTCGAGCTTCTTCATCATGTGTCCAATTTTTCTCTTCCTCATCTTTTCCATTGTATTAATTTACTTTTAACGTTGTAATGTCCATGAATGATTTTGCGACAAATagacatatacatatatatatttgtgttTCTGCGTTTGCATATGTAGTTTATTCTTagtgaatatttttcagcaatttatgttttattttaaatgtgttaaattataattagactaataaatatatgatgcTATACATTAAAGCGGAAACGTAAATATAGTCAGTTTATTAATAagtaaatttaataataacaaataaaCTTACTTATTACATGGTATGAAAATACACAAACGCActgcaaaaaaatattcacaaaataaactaattatatgtattaattgtaatctataaaaatatatatatatatatatatattattttatgcatttttataaatcatTCAAATGTCGAACTGGGCATTTTCccaaatttacaaaaaataattataaaacatgatgattataattattttatttaataatatataatactattCGGATTTTTACTTAATCacaataatacatatattatttaaagaacaaaaattatattaatatcaaACATTTTTGTAACAAGTATAAACTTGTTTTTAAGCGAATAACGATATATTAATGTTGGAAAATacatttctttatatttattacaaatatatgttttttatggaaatgtaattatataacCAACATacattattcattttgtttaatataaatagtagCACGCACTGTACGAATTTActataatataatgaaccaattataataaaaaaaactattgttattcaattaattataatttcaaaTTTGTAGttaagtatttttttatgaataattacgaactaataaataacaaactttatgaaaaaaaaaaatggattccataaaatattattataattttatttttttttttttttttttaattttccaCATATAGCATACAAAAGTAATTAGTCtaaatgtatttaaaaaaatttgtggAAAACAACATTCAATATGCTTTATcgaatttatataaatggtTTTCCAAGctaaaaagtataataaCCATATATATCGAAACATTACTTTTCTGTAAATTAGAATTGttaactttttattatataatatgttttcattgttttagaataaatttatttcttttttcttataaagCCAAAATGCCACTTTTAGCTAGATGTTTGTTAAAATGGCTagttgttcatattttttattacattattttattttaataaatttggaaaatatattatttcacaATTTTCACTGGAATTGTGGAAATTATTAATCtcatacaaaatataaattaatatatggttgttaaaaattatttatataaaacgtCTATATCCAAAATGTGGTGAATTATCATGTTTTTGacaaattatacaaaaaaaataaaaatgcaaataaaaaaaattgtaaagtacaaattatatatgtggaAAAAAAGGCATATTTGTTATGtatgttcataatttttttcaatatttttttttttgcatatttgtGTATATGTGTGatgcaaatataaataagcgGTTTATTCCTCCAATAGTTCCTTTAAATTGAATTCCACAGCATACATTAATTTGTTTGGAGCTACTTTACGTatctaaataaaaaatgaattgaTAAAGATACATCATATGAGTATACATTTGTACAACTACACTatgttactatttttatatgaaaataattttccacAAGAAAAATACAGATAGCAATATAGTGAATTAAAACTAcgatataaaattgtatgtaaataaataatgtagTTGCAATGTAACTAGTTTTGTACTTACCTCTATAACTTTCATTTCTTTGGGTAATTTCTTAAAATGGGACATAATACTTTTTTCTGCATGTTCATAAAAAGATTCGGGattggaaaaataataacaatgaatgaaaatatttcttattttgtcattttccgtttttttttttatttttttaaagacaTCCAAAAAGTCTAAAGCAAGTTGTGGTAAATTCATTAATACATGTATATCATTGTAATTGCTTAGATTTATGTCGATTTTAAATTGGGTCTCCTGTTCatgtgtatttttatttgggtCTTCTTTACTATTGCCTACGttacatttttcattttgaatatttgtATCGACATCCAAAGTATAGTTAGCAGTGTCCTGTTCGTAATGTGctggaatatttttttcattttccgACATAATtagttgttttttttttctataaatattatttttattttctttttgtttctttGCTGTAAGAGCATGATCTTTGCTATTTATGATATCCatggatatattttttttgttttgttcGTCTATATACATAGTTAATATATCTGGATCTTTTATTGAGAAAATATCTAAATCaatcattttttcaataaattttcttccatccaaattatatgttaatatatttttttttttattaatatctatatttatattcatataatcatatgcatgtttattaatatcattAGAAAAGCATAAGCAACTTTTTGAGCTTAGCAATAAACTAAATATACCTACACCACCAAAAACGTCTATAATAATGGAATTATTTTGAACAATGCTATAAATTCGAtctctttctttttttaattttgaattCCAATACATCAATTCATAATttactttaatttttatattattttcctttagTTCcgtaatataatttttttctccaGCTAAAAGTTCAATATTAAATGTCCTATGCACATTATTTAGtatatcctttttattaataaccGTTTTGatgcttttatttttatctaaaaTAACTTCtgcaattatttttttacaatcttctaatttattacaaaaatttaaatgtgCAATATGTCCAATAATTTcaaatttatgtattatttcattaatcGATGGGAAAATTTGTCTTAAAACTTCTGAcgtgttcatattttcatatccAAAATCTAAAGTTgctacttttatttttatatcattcttttttatctcattaaataattcttcAGCATATTcaagtttattttttttgtatatattttccatatctatatatttcttatcatcattaagaccataaatattatgctcatcatcattatccatttcatatatacttcgttttctttttatactatttttttttttgtcatcatttatttctGTATTGTTAAGGTTTAAATGGGATGCATGTTCCGATTGAATGTCTttgtctttattttcattgttTGTATTATCAGCATAAATACTTTCCTCATTATTAAATAGGTCCTTTACaactttattaaaatagttGTTCAAAGGAACTAAtctaaatatatcatcCTCAGAATTTTCCAcgatattattatttaatgaaatGCTAGGGtctttataattatcaGCTAGCTGTTCATGTAATGTTtcaccttttttttttttttcaaaatagcTATACatatcttttaatatactttCGCCATCTCTATCTTCggttaaatttttatactcATTATATACTAAAACCGAGGGgaacttatatatatttaataaccAAAATTtgacatatttattttttaaaatatcatttactttatatttattcaataataaacaataagcttcttttttatattttagttTCTCCTTAACATCGTTcaaactttttatatttgttgtaTCCATGATCTGAAAATTATAGAATGctcttttgtttttttttaataggtGAACATAATTAaggaacaaaaaataaactataAATGCTATTTTGAAAAGcattaaacatatttttttaaattaatttcatAGTGTGGAAGTAGGAATTTATTATGAAGTTAGTCACAGTTGAATATGCTactatatttacaaaaatatttatgcatatgtatggGCTACAACATTATTGTATGTAGAATACAGTATATACCttatcatctttttttataccatttattttgatattttaattatggTTTTTCAAACTTTTGTTTAAGAATGATTATGAATTTTGTGAcggaaaaagaaaaaaaaatattggaataaaaataaaaatttcttatttattttcccaATTAAGAATAATACACTATATTGAACCCCgttacttaaaaaattccATCTAAAGGGATtgagagaaaaaaattgaaccaaatttatgcatacatTTCATACTTCagctaataaaataaatatattttattttgttatattttgcCTGTACATAGCTAGccataatttaaaaaaaaaaaaaatatgtaaattttttttataaattagaCTTTctgatttttattttgtaaaagtTTGCTCCATAATTATGGAGACTTAATCCATGACATTTGCAAATACATCATTGGAAGCGTTACTATTtaaagttatttttttcagcataataatgataaactCGGTTTGTATTTTCAACTATtctattcatatatatttagttATTTAAGTTATTTCGAACAATTATTTTCCCTACTATTTTAAGCGGTACCCTTTGAGACTGCCTGTGTAACGGTATGCTTATAGagatatgtgtatataactatttttcatatttataagaaaaaattaataataagttCGTTCAATTTTTGAGaagaataatttataacCAATCGATCTTTAATCCTTTTCTCACTTAGCAATAAATaagattatttaaaaaataagtcaAATTTTTGGGTTGTCATAATTATAAGTAGGCATTAtgtcattttatattttctatagaAAAGGAGAAAGCACTTCACGTTTTTAACagtgaatataaatataggcATTACATAACCATTTCACAAATAAAAACGGAGTAGGCCCAACTAGTTAAAAGTAAGCACTATATTTATGGGCATACTtctcattattattaccatGGTTGTGACAAAAAACATGTAGAGAAATTGTGCATAATAAGTGCACACATACtataacataataaaagtaaGCTACAAACATTTTACATAGATtggcatatttttattattagtcATGCCCATATTAAACTCTTATACTTATGaaggtatatatacaaaaaggAATTAAACATACATTTGTTTGTTCGCCTATTTTTCTGCTAGTTGTACATACCCAATGGTGTATCACTTTTCATcaaatgttattatttacaataCATTATGAAGGtgttattttcttttttttaaagtggacatattttttttcaaaaattgcCATCTCTTTAGCATTACATATTTTCCTCCCTGCtctgttttatttatattctatattaattctattttaataaaaattgttataatatttaaaaatataatgcgtgcatacatataggagttatataaatatatatgtatgcatataatatatgggcataatttatattataccttttctatatatttggaAGCACTAGTAAagcatattaaattttcgTGGGAATTTAACAATGTagttgttttatattattcaatatatcatatatttttatttattttaatatatttaattaatgttCCTTCtgtttattcatttatttgtttgtttagtaagtatatatatatatatatatatatatatatatatatatatatatatatatatatataacatataattttttattttacttttctGTATACCATCATTATAAATAGTTATGTGCACATTTGCTTATAAATCgcattgtttatatttttcattccgtattttctttcatattttatttgtttttttttattatattttcttttatgcaaaatcaaaaaattttgttgtGTGCGGTCTAgacaaattatataaggAACTAccacataatatatacgtgcatatatacattatatatatgtatgtacaaatttatatagatTTTtaggaaatatataataaatttattttaaaacattctatattttaccttataaaagtatttaaaataaaaaaaaaaaattcttcCGTTTTtccttattatatatatgcatgttgCTATATGTAGAATAAGTTTGttatattgaaaattttttatagtaacaataaatatatatatgtataaatgttgttaaattttttttgtggttccatttttatgtaattttttattatattcaaaagtttataattatttttataattttttttaatattttttgtgtataAGTGTTTGCTTTccaattatttgaaaaatcaaatttaaAGATGGCAAACACTGGAACTACCGATTTAAGTTGGCTACCTTCCGATGCAGATGgtaagtatatatactgTGAATtgttgtaaatatattatgtaaatttatttacacTATTATATCATCCCCTCCACTAATATGCacatactttttttttcactatcaattaaaataataaattttcagaGCAGCTAGCTTTAGGGTTTAAAATTGTGACCaatgcatataaaacaaGAGTAACATCACAAGAAGCGGAAATTAGATCTTTAAAAGGACAGCTTACCGAAAAACTTGAACAGGTTGTCTTATATACTCTACAACAATTTTATACCACCTTCCATACACCCATATGTCAATACAAATGTGTCCACATCCCTATAAATACTATCTATACATGTAACTACTTTTTCTTACGCCTTTTTAGTTATCGTCTATCCAAAAAAAGTACAGCAATTTGGAAGTACAACTAATTGAATCAACTCAAAGAGGAAATCAATTATCcgaagaaaataaacaacTAATCtttacaattaaaaaagtaaataccataaaacaatatccatataaatttgtgtCAACAAAAATGTTCGCAATTGTATAAGAAAgctataaaattattattattttttttttcagttGAATCGAGATATAGACAGATTGGAAAATCTAAAGAAAGCCGTTCTTAACTCGATTCAAGAGGAGCATGATGTTGAAGATGCTCATAAGGTATGCAATAAATGTTTGGATGCacataatgaaataattattactatttttgttaGTCTTATTTTTGTCGATATgcttatttgtttttttatgcagTACTACTCAGCTGATGACATGCTTCAAACAACTGCCCCACGAACGATGCTTGAAATCAACGGAAATGATGATACATGCCAAAActtaataaacaaaattgtaAACTCTGATGCCCATAGTATTATCAATGGAAATTTTAATTCCCCTTATTTAGGAAATACgtaatttatgaaaaaaaaaaaaaaaaaatatatggcttgatctttttaatttttgccTATTTTCCtacatttattatcatcttACTTTTGCTTGCCCACTTTTGTGTAGACCCGTGATTGAGAAAAACACAGACGGAAAGGCATTTTTTCGTAATGCACGAAGTAGATTAACATATGAACAGTTTAATCAATTTTTAAGcaacataaaaaaactaaATAATCATCAACAGAAAAGAGAAGAAACATTGAAAAAAGctcaaataatatttggGGAAACAAATGCAGATTTATATGaagaatttaaaatattaatatcaaagcattcataaaaaaagttataaatatattatgttaaataggttcataatattatagttacacaaataatacatattaatatagtatgatttttgttttgttttacgtttttttttttgttttatgtttttttttgtttcatatttttttttgtttcatatttttttgttccaTTTTGTTATGCTTTGTGTGATGCTTACGCTAATATTTTACCTCCtatgtattaataaattaaacatgtctttaatttttgtataattttataaaaaatcaagAATAACAcacaattttcatatacTAATTTATAAGTAGCGAAATGCAATAATAGTgtccaaaaaaaatatattatgaacaattcatatatattattgctTAGTCAGAATTTTTTGGAATTTTCAAAACAAACTATTACAAATATTGTAATGTAGGAAAAAGTTTGAAAactatttttgtataaataatttgtcttttttaattttaaataaatatataatagtataTGCCCATTTATtcttttcttatatttCCGATGTTGTAATTTTACACCGATTGacactatttttttttcaatttttgcATTGTTCGgcttaaaattatttatatttaatatgaaataataaaaaaaattttttaaatggaaTGAACATTTCAATGTGCCGTTTAAGGGGAAAagacataaaaattatttttttcgtaatATTCTGCTAAGGACACCcctattttttgtatttttatttgtctGGACAAttgaatttatattatattgttcATTTTCCTTTAATAAggcataattatttttattatcattattatattcgcttattatatttgaaatataagatggtgacatatttttattactacCCTCAATGTTGATAATATTTCCACTTAAATTATTAGCATACATTTGATGTCGATAATCATGAAGGGGCTCTATGTGAAGTTTTAAATTCTcttgttttatttgatcAATATATTTGGTACTATCTAAATGTGTGATACTGTTTGAAAtagttttataattttcaggGGAACATACAGTCACAATGTTATTTCCAAAGTTTGGTGCATTTAAAAGGGTGGAGTTATTACTAACATAAGTATGGTTgactattttatttttgtcataTAATTGGTTATCTACATTATTAATACTATTTgtgtatatacattttactGTATCATTACATAAAAtcgtatttttattttgtatttgaCTGCTAACAGTTTGACTAACTAATATTTGTGTTTCGGTGGGTATAGAAATTTCAGGaggtttattttttagtatgTCTTGGATTTCATTTAGTGCACCTTTTCTAGGCCCAAAATTTGTTTCGACCTTTATTGGCTGGAAAAATGTGTCGTTTTGGTTATCACACTCCTGATTTAAGGATTTACAAATTTCATGAACACCACTATTATTTAAACTGATGCTGTTTAAATTTTTGGAAATATTTCcagaataattattattacaatgAAGGGTATccatactttttttattatttataaaattaaactCATTATTGTTCCATACCTTTaatgtttcattttttggaatatctttatttaatgTAGGGGCTAGTAAAACATTTTTCGCATCATTTCTTGTTATTTCAGATTGATTTGAAttatctattttattttttaaacttatatgcatatatttttctttattttttttataccatTCATAGTTGATTAAAATATCGGTTTCATCATTATGTTCTTTATTAACAATTGTACCAGCCAAATTAGTATGCATATTCTCATTCTTATCAAGATCacagtttttattttcagaAAATTGAATAACGTCTTTTGAATTATTCATTTCTAAACCTAATTGACAATTCTTATCATTTTGTTGGTTAAGAAGTGAACTTGCTGGGGGTAGACAATTTTGGtgttctatatttttttcttctttatttagTATAACTGATTCTGAATCGTTTAGGtgattattataatgtAGGTTTACATTTGGTtcttgatttatttttgtagaaattttattattttgtgaaGATGGATCAGTAGGACTATTGGCAACTATCTCACTTTTAAAGTCACTGTCTTTCATTTCTTCAT is from Plasmodium chabaudi chabaudi strain AS genome assembly, chromosome: 8 and encodes:
- a CDS encoding phospholipid or glycerol acyltransferase, putative; this translates as MEKMRKRKIGHMMKKLEYHMISHILFGFHLRLFLNTVYNKPWEWDKYHIYFCILITYVTIIVSFAIRIYFSFHKLDLKKYPADKIVAPQPIKTTKNVHPYAAFERLDLVNMRILNLVYGAAFVAPWKLVILVLMAFSNLSVCMLISLFSKKGNDNEESITVIKIYSIFLKVICRFLLWLMGINRIENEYLCDNEWPKNIVSNHVSALDPIYFIQEHACSFVAKRSTRNDFFVGLSIRVLRCVCVHRETPEDRKTALDNIRERQLAVNKKNSNYPSFVIFSEGTTTNGRQIIAQKKGAFNALLPVTPVLLVYKYDFLNPAYDSIPYDWWIFLMICTYQSISLKAYWLPKVHPPSKEKYPNLTTEERIDMFHDEVSKIMFQSMKKYNARAPQDLDDYNDWPGSLRMKHHFYKTALGSLSEAYFKNESKPCRGS
- a CDS encoding met-10+ like protein, putative translates to MLFKIAFIVYFLFLNYVHLLKKNKRAFYNFQIMDTTNIKSLNDVKEKLKYKKEAYCLLLNKYKVNDILKNKYVKFWLLNIYKFPSVLVYNEYKNLTEDRDGESILKDMYSYFEKKKKGETLHEQLADNYKDPSISLNNNIVENSEDDIFRLVPLNNYFNKVVKDLFNNEESIYADNTNNENKDKDIQSEHASHLNLNNTEINDDKKKNSIKRKRSIYEMDNDDEHNIYGLNDDKKYIDMENIYKKNKLEYAEELFNEIKKNDIKIKVATLDFGYENMNTSEVLRQIFPSINEIIHKFEIIGHIAHLNFCNKLEDCKKIIAEVILDKNKSIKTVINKKDILNNVHRTFNIELLAGEKNYITELKENNIKIKVNYELMYWNSKLKKERDRIYSIVQNNSIIIDVFGGVGIFSLLLSSKSCLCFSNDINKHAYDYMNINIDINKKKNILTYNLDGRKFIEKMIDLDIFSIKDPDILTMYIDEQNKKNISMDIINSKDHALTAKKQKENKNNIYRKKKQLIMSENEKNIPAHYEQDTANYTLDVDTNIQNEKCNVGNSKEDPNKNTHEQETQFKIDINLSNYNDIHVLMNLPQLALDFLDVFKKIKKKTENDKIRNIFIHCYYFSNPESFYEHAEKSIMSHFKKLPKEMKVIEIRKVAPNKLMYAVEFNLKELLEE